The Sediminispirochaeta smaragdinae DSM 11293 genome has a segment encoding these proteins:
- the vapC gene encoding type II toxin-antitoxin system VapC family toxin, translated as MILVDTSVLIDYLKGADSGQALIFDKVIQHGIPYGINDVIYQEVLQGAKTMKEFGTLKGYLETLPFYGLQFGKESYERAALINLQCRRNGITVRSTIDVLIVETAIENNLFLLHNDADFDRISTLVKELKIFRQL; from the coding sequence ATGATCCTGGTTGATACGTCTGTCCTTATCGACTATCTCAAAGGGGCAGATAGCGGCCAGGCGTTGATTTTTGACAAGGTTATTCAGCATGGTATTCCATACGGCATAAACGATGTTATCTACCAGGAGGTTCTGCAGGGTGCAAAAACGATGAAGGAGTTTGGCACCCTGAAAGGGTACCTGGAAACATTACCGTTCTATGGCCTGCAATTCGGAAAAGAGTCGTATGAGCGGGCGGCATTGATCAATCTTCAATGCAGGCGGAACGGGATAACCGTTCGGAGCACAATCGATGTGCTGATAGTGGAGACTGCGATCGAGAATAATCTCTTCCTCCTTCATAATGATGCTGATTTCGACAGAATAAGCACGCTTGTCAAAGAGCTAAAAATCTTCCGACAACTATGA
- a CDS encoding ABC transporter substrate-binding protein: MRQNRMILLAAVSLLISGGLLFAGGNQEAPKEGSTPDKIEITFTHVFSGARGEVMKGIVDRFNASQDRIVVSQRDVPGWYGGLLEQLQTLAVGKQLPEVTIMSLSESTTMRSQLGAVSMQHYIDHDGYNLDPFIPRMLDLGRDAATGEQFALPFAVSTPLIFVNRDLLRAKGIDAPVQPETWAQIREWAKTVSDPAAGINGIGFQLDFDTWQFQILLDSFGGQMADVATRKVLFNKEAGQRVMDFWLGMMLKDGSFPNITGSEAADNFINGKLGIIVATTGNLRSFTENAQFDLGVLELPTWDDLERKNPRRIAGGGSNIFILPSTPEKQEAAWEFVKFALNEESMKAITEGMGYMTARKVMADPDGPMADYMAKYPDSLRAYDMIDDLVNWYNWPRQGARITQTLLDNIIAAFNEQKSGKEALDDAANATMQILGW; encoded by the coding sequence ATGAGACAAAACAGAATGATACTGTTGGCTGCTGTATCGCTTCTGATCTCCGGCGGCCTTTTGTTTGCCGGAGGCAATCAGGAAGCTCCCAAAGAAGGATCGACACCAGATAAAATCGAGATTACCTTTACCCACGTGTTCAGCGGGGCCCGCGGCGAGGTAATGAAGGGCATTGTCGATCGGTTCAACGCTTCCCAGGATCGGATTGTGGTAAGCCAGCGGGATGTTCCCGGCTGGTACGGAGGGCTGCTTGAACAGCTCCAGACCCTGGCTGTGGGCAAGCAGCTTCCCGAAGTGACCATCATGTCCCTGTCCGAGAGCACAACTATGAGGAGCCAGCTTGGTGCGGTATCGATGCAGCACTATATCGACCATGATGGGTACAATCTCGATCCCTTTATCCCGAGGATGCTCGACCTCGGCAGGGACGCGGCAACGGGAGAGCAGTTCGCCCTGCCCTTCGCCGTTAGCACACCCCTTATCTTCGTAAACCGCGATCTGCTTCGGGCAAAGGGCATCGATGCACCGGTACAGCCGGAAACCTGGGCCCAGATAAGGGAATGGGCAAAGACGGTCTCCGACCCTGCCGCGGGAATCAACGGTATCGGCTTCCAGCTCGATTTCGATACCTGGCAGTTTCAGATCCTCCTCGATTCTTTCGGCGGCCAGATGGCGGATGTGGCAACTCGAAAGGTCCTTTTTAATAAAGAAGCCGGTCAGCGCGTCATGGATTTTTGGCTCGGTATGATGCTCAAAGACGGAAGCTTTCCCAACATCACCGGATCGGAGGCTGCCGACAACTTCATCAACGGGAAACTCGGTATTATCGTGGCCACAACAGGCAACCTTCGAAGCTTTACCGAGAATGCACAATTCGATCTCGGTGTTTTAGAACTGCCCACGTGGGACGATCTGGAACGGAAGAATCCGAGAAGGATTGCCGGCGGAGGAAGCAATATCTTCATTCTTCCCTCCACTCCGGAAAAGCAGGAGGCCGCCTGGGAGTTTGTGAAGTTTGCCTTGAACGAAGAATCCATGAAAGCAATTACCGAAGGCATGGGCTATATGACCGCTCGTAAGGTGATGGCCGACCCCGATGGACCCATGGCCGACTACATGGCAAAGTATCCCGACTCCCTCAGGGCTTACGACATGATCGACGATCTCGTAAATTGGTACAACTGGCCCCGTCAGGGAGCTAGGATTACCCAGACGCTCCTTGATAATATCATTGCAGCCTTCAATGAACAGAAAAGCGGGAAAGAGGCACTCGACGACGCAGCCAATGCAACAATGCAAATCCTCGGCTGGTAG
- a CDS encoding carbohydrate ABC transporter permease translates to MTYKRWEPYAYIAPVLVLFAVFFIFPFFYSLFISFNDWNILTGDKTFVGLKNYRTLFASKIFGLSIRNTLLYVFTQMPCSVILGFLYAVLIEKSGRAKVVYRLLFFIPVVISVSAASLSFLTIFNTMHGPLNAFLKLFGITGPNWLNSPKSALPAIIIIGVWQSFGYNVILYMSGLKQIDGQLYEAADLDGASALRKTISITLPLLSPVSFFVIVITTLSSFQVFATVQILTNGGPNNASTVWVFYIWREAFRYFETSTASSAATLLFVFMLAATFVLVRHFQKTVFYK, encoded by the coding sequence ATGACCTATAAACGATGGGAACCCTATGCCTATATAGCGCCTGTCTTGGTGCTTTTTGCAGTTTTTTTCATCTTTCCCTTTTTCTATTCTCTTTTTATAAGCTTTAACGATTGGAACATCCTTACCGGAGACAAGACCTTCGTTGGCCTGAAGAATTACCGAACGCTGTTTGCTTCGAAGATTTTTGGTCTATCGATCAGAAACACCCTCCTCTACGTGTTCACCCAGATGCCGTGTTCGGTCATTCTTGGTTTCCTCTATGCGGTGCTTATTGAGAAAAGCGGCCGCGCGAAGGTTGTCTACCGGCTTCTTTTCTTTATTCCGGTGGTGATATCGGTTTCGGCGGCAAGCCTCTCCTTTTTGACCATCTTTAATACCATGCATGGGCCTTTGAATGCGTTTCTTAAACTATTCGGGATTACCGGACCAAACTGGCTCAACTCCCCGAAGAGCGCACTTCCTGCAATTATCATCATTGGGGTATGGCAATCCTTCGGATACAATGTGATCCTTTATATGTCAGGGCTAAAACAGATCGATGGTCAGCTTTACGAGGCGGCGGATCTTGACGGTGCATCGGCATTGAGAAAAACGATTTCGATAACCCTGCCGCTGCTCTCACCGGTAAGCTTTTTTGTTATAGTGATCACAACCCTCTCTTCCTTTCAGGTATTCGCGACGGTGCAGATCCTCACCAACGGGGGACCGAACAACGCATCAACGGTGTGGGTTTTCTATATCTGGCGGGAGGCTTTTCGTTACTTTGAAACATCCACCGCAAGCAGCGCAGCAACCTTGCTTTTTGTCTTCATGCTTGCTGCTACGTTCGTACTGGTTCGCCACTTTCAGAAAACCGTCTTTTATAAATAG
- a CDS encoding sugar phosphorylase: protein MNDVIVRLLTEIYGASQAEELAEEIGTLVAERRSHLIPPENRGRGDLPLDETDAFLITYGDSFRRDGTVPLQGLREFADRKLTGIISGIHILPFFPYSSDDGFSVIDYEQVNGDYGDWKDVAEIGASFKLMSDLVLNHCSAKSLWFRRFLEGDPLYRDFFVTASPDDDLSMVVRPRTHPLLTPFETSEGVRHVWTTFSADQVDLNFANPAVMLEMIRILLFHIEKGIQVIRLDAIAYLWKEIGHPSIHHPKTHAAVKLFRAVLDVAAPWVVVLTETNVPHEENISYFGNGSDEAHMVYQFPLPPLVLDAFLEEDAAVLRKWASGLTGLSAKTTFFNFLASHDGIGVMPARGILPQDRIDRLVNTTLKRGGLISYKATPEGSIPYEMNITYLDAVAEKELPDSVRARKFLASQSIMLALRGVPGIYYHSLVGSENWREGVEDTGRNRTINRQKLQLDPLLETINEAGSLRNRIYSGFKAMLQARASTSAFDPAGRMEILPTEGAVFGLVRISPDKKERVVCLVNLAPVAKEATFPAIVLGGKPASDFIDLIEDSSMVPLRTGKDLTFQLEPYGVRWIRPRN, encoded by the coding sequence ATGAATGATGTAATAGTTCGATTATTGACGGAAATCTATGGCGCCTCTCAGGCAGAGGAACTTGCCGAAGAAATCGGGACGCTTGTCGCCGAGCGGCGTAGTCACCTCATTCCCCCGGAAAACCGGGGAAGAGGAGATCTTCCCCTTGACGAAACCGATGCCTTTCTCATCACCTATGGCGACAGCTTTCGCCGGGACGGAACCGTTCCTCTTCAGGGATTGCGGGAGTTTGCCGACCGAAAACTTACCGGTATCATTTCCGGTATACACATCCTTCCTTTTTTCCCCTACTCCTCGGATGATGGTTTTTCGGTCATCGACTACGAGCAGGTCAACGGCGACTATGGCGATTGGAAGGATGTTGCGGAAATCGGCGCTTCATTCAAGCTGATGAGCGATCTTGTGCTCAACCACTGCTCTGCAAAGAGCCTGTGGTTCCGCCGTTTTCTCGAAGGCGATCCACTTTACCGGGACTTTTTCGTTACCGCCTCGCCGGATGACGATCTCTCGATGGTGGTGCGCCCTCGTACGCATCCTCTGCTGACTCCCTTTGAGACATCAGAGGGAGTTCGTCACGTCTGGACCACCTTTTCAGCCGATCAGGTGGATCTCAACTTTGCCAATCCGGCAGTCATGCTCGAGATGATACGTATCCTCCTTTTTCATATTGAAAAGGGGATACAGGTGATCCGTCTCGATGCCATCGCCTATCTTTGGAAGGAGATCGGCCATCCTTCGATCCATCATCCAAAAACCCATGCGGCGGTAAAGCTTTTTCGTGCGGTTCTTGATGTTGCCGCTCCCTGGGTGGTTGTCCTGACGGAGACCAACGTTCCGCACGAAGAGAATATCAGCTACTTCGGCAATGGAAGCGACGAGGCCCACATGGTCTATCAGTTCCCGCTTCCTCCCCTGGTCCTGGATGCTTTTTTAGAGGAAGATGCAGCGGTATTGCGAAAATGGGCATCGGGTTTGACCGGGCTTTCGGCAAAGACCACCTTTTTCAATTTCCTGGCAAGCCACGACGGGATCGGGGTGATGCCGGCCCGGGGAATCCTTCCCCAAGATCGGATCGATCGTCTTGTGAACACCACCCTCAAACGGGGCGGGCTGATCAGCTACAAGGCCACTCCGGAAGGATCGATCCCTTATGAAATGAATATCACCTATCTCGACGCCGTTGCCGAAAAAGAGCTTCCCGACAGCGTCAGGGCGCGCAAATTCCTTGCCAGCCAGTCGATCATGCTTGCCCTGCGAGGGGTTCCGGGAATCTACTATCACTCGCTTGTCGGGTCCGAAAACTGGAGAGAAGGGGTTGAGGATACCGGACGGAACCGTACCATCAACCGGCAAAAATTGCAGCTTGATCCGCTTCTTGAGACGATAAACGAGGCGGGATCCTTGCGGAACAGGATCTACAGCGGCTTTAAGGCAATGCTCCAGGCCAGAGCTAGTACGTCGGCCTTTGATCCTGCCGGGCGCATGGAAATTCTTCCTACCGAAGGGGCCGTTTTCGGTCTTGTACGTATCAGTCCCGATAAAAAGGAACGGGTCGTCTGCCTTGTCAACCTTGCTCCCGTTGCCAAAGAAGCCACCTTTCCCGCAATCGTACTCGGTGGTAAGCCTGCATCCGATTTTATCGACCTGATAGAGGATTCGAGTATGGTTCCCCTGAGAACCGGAAAAGATCTCACCTTCCAGCTTGAACCCTACGGTGTCCGCTGGATCAGACCACGAAATTAG
- a CDS encoding NUDIX hydrolase, whose protein sequence is MNTKTRSGDELLWSETKRELIAPCRIFDVNRVERQAPDGRVGRFFFLDAPDWVTVIPFTGSLEDLTALRGDFLMVEQFRHGINAVTIEFPAGTVEKGEEPKAAALRELSEETGIKPERLEPLGSVCPNPAFMNNRVSFFLALGLNRVGDQDLDEHEEITLHYQKASDVVRCMGSGRYNNGIMMIALAYLRQWLDR, encoded by the coding sequence ATGAATACAAAAACACGGAGCGGAGACGAGTTACTCTGGAGTGAAACAAAGCGGGAGCTGATTGCTCCCTGCCGTATTTTTGATGTGAATCGGGTAGAACGACAGGCCCCCGACGGCCGGGTGGGACGCTTTTTCTTTCTCGATGCCCCCGACTGGGTCACGGTGATTCCCTTTACCGGCAGCCTGGAGGATCTTACGGCATTGCGCGGAGACTTTCTCATGGTCGAACAATTCCGCCACGGTATTAATGCGGTGACCATCGAGTTTCCTGCCGGGACCGTTGAAAAGGGAGAGGAGCCGAAGGCTGCGGCCTTGCGGGAGCTTTCGGAAGAGACCGGCATTAAACCGGAACGGCTGGAGCCCCTTGGCTCGGTCTGTCCAAATCCCGCATTTATGAACAACCGTGTCTCGTTCTTCCTTGCCCTCGGCCTTAACCGGGTCGGCGACCAGGACCTCGATGAGCATGAAGAGATTACCCTTCACTACCAAAAGGCCTCGGACGTTGTTCGTTGTATGGGATCGGGCCGGTATAACAACGGCATTATGATGATCGCCCTGGCTTACCTTCGGCAGTGGTTGGATCGATAG
- a CDS encoding bifunctional metallophosphatase/5'-nucleotidase produces the protein MGIKEYDKKDGTKYSDRRVFAVDRNFSEADALQLPERRENLKDNPFTLHIIHINDFHCSVYDFSCDDNGRPVFSKIAAEVASLRQAAEKRDDTGVLFLSGGDDAVGSPMDHLAGYDGENFICHPAYTAYALSGLDATVLGNHDFDAGLKTLEKAIAQDACFPVLSANLIHDGELDGLVFPAAVVVIKGLRIGIIGLTTPGQIRSRDGSEFAIAAPLESVRDMHAKLAGVCDVVLILSHIGYRLGSTFATVKIMGDYELAQQLDHRQFDAIIGGHTHDLLNIHGMEPKHLVHGIPILQAGYNGLFFGRAEMHIGETKTLVRAELFPTGPRDGSPEFDEAFATSKPGVFLPSLRQPLSAMRLPDDYDRQRHESLRDSFEHPTANFITDALATRFRDHGYHVDLFLIDGANMITFFPAGKDSVNIIDVYRLMPYADSIVSLTLTGKTLERIIRENALRLDREDEPHLERGFLHFSRELRYRLHRKSRTADAITINGRHLDVCLEEHFAIAMPNFAQGLAKVWEDTLPLTGKELCSLREMKRSDSGLYVRNELVAYIREHGVSPDSGFTMDGRLAIDNG, from the coding sequence ATGGGAATAAAAGAATACGATAAAAAAGATGGAACGAAATACTCTGATCGAAGAGTCTTCGCCGTTGACAGAAATTTTAGTGAAGCGGACGCTTTGCAACTTCCCGAGCGCAGAGAAAATTTGAAGGATAATCCTTTTACCCTTCATATTATTCATATTAATGATTTTCATTGTTCTGTTTACGATTTTTCCTGTGATGATAACGGCCGCCCTGTGTTTTCAAAGATAGCTGCCGAAGTAGCGTCTCTGCGACAGGCTGCTGAGAAACGGGATGATACCGGCGTTCTTTTTTTGTCAGGTGGTGATGATGCTGTCGGCTCTCCCATGGACCATCTCGCCGGTTACGACGGTGAGAATTTCATCTGTCATCCCGCCTACACGGCCTATGCCCTATCTGGCCTCGATGCAACGGTGCTTGGAAATCATGATTTCGATGCGGGGCTCAAGACCTTGGAAAAGGCGATTGCCCAGGATGCCTGCTTTCCTGTTTTATCTGCAAACCTCATCCATGACGGAGAACTCGACGGTCTGGTTTTCCCCGCGGCGGTGGTCGTTATCAAAGGACTCCGCATCGGTATTATCGGTCTGACAACACCGGGGCAGATACGTTCACGGGATGGATCGGAGTTTGCCATTGCCGCTCCTCTGGAATCGGTGCGCGACATGCATGCAAAGCTTGCTGGGGTGTGTGATGTGGTATTGATCCTCAGCCATATCGGCTATCGCCTCGGCTCCACCTTTGCCACGGTTAAAATCATGGGTGATTACGAGCTGGCCCAACAACTGGATCATAGGCAGTTCGATGCCATCATAGGTGGCCATACCCATGACCTGCTGAATATTCACGGAATGGAACCGAAGCATCTTGTACATGGAATTCCCATCCTTCAGGCAGGTTATAACGGCCTTTTCTTCGGCCGGGCAGAGATGCACATCGGTGAAACGAAAACCCTTGTTCGTGCCGAGCTTTTTCCTACCGGGCCAAGGGACGGTAGCCCTGAATTTGATGAGGCATTTGCCACATCGAAGCCCGGAGTTTTCCTTCCCTCTTTACGTCAACCCTTATCTGCCATGCGACTTCCCGACGATTATGATCGGCAGCGACATGAGAGCTTGCGGGATAGCTTTGAACATCCTACTGCAAACTTTATTACCGATGCTCTGGCGACAAGATTTAGGGATCACGGCTACCACGTGGACCTTTTTCTCATCGACGGGGCAAATATGATCACCTTTTTCCCCGCAGGAAAGGATAGCGTCAACATCATCGATGTGTATCGTCTCATGCCCTATGCCGATTCCATCGTCTCTCTGACGCTGACCGGCAAGACGCTCGAGCGCATTATCCGGGAAAACGCCCTGAGGCTTGACAGGGAGGATGAGCCGCACCTGGAACGGGGATTTCTCCATTTCAGTCGTGAGCTTCGCTATCGCCTTCATCGTAAGAGCAGAACTGCAGATGCGATCACCATTAACGGTCGTCACCTGGATGTTTGCCTCGAAGAGCATTTTGCCATTGCCATGCCCAACTTTGCGCAGGGTCTTGCCAAGGTGTGGGAGGATACGCTTCCCTTAACGGGAAAAGAGCTTTGTAGCTTGCGGGAGATGAAAAGAAGCGATTCGGGGCTCTATGTCCGAAATGAACTTGTGGCGTATATCCGGGAACATGGGGTCTCCCCCGACAGTGGCTTTACGATGGACGGCCGGCTTGCCATAGACAATGGTTAA
- a CDS encoding FecR family protein: MKTTHFVHAVPQPQLLEIIVAIAMLMLFTALPSTALQASPRSPALVAAQIVWMQEPSEVSIRDAAGNPIRVAFGVILESGSTVKTRDSGAEIVLVPNGSVIVLDNNTTFRIDSLHDADSNQVDNENVFSLIAGKLRLIAAKITGSSYSVRTKTAVAGVRGTDFYRMYAPAAGRDWLCVTEGSVQFDSPTGDQGVLVSAGEFVDLNKGFKTAQADEGWLENNLTLETLHRAVLPPQR, from the coding sequence ATGAAAACGACACATTTCGTACACGCGGTACCCCAGCCGCAGCTTTTGGAAATCATAGTAGCGATTGCAATGTTGATGCTCTTTACGGCTTTGCCCAGCACAGCCCTCCAGGCATCCCCCCGATCCCCCGCACTGGTTGCGGCCCAAATCGTGTGGATGCAAGAGCCTAGCGAGGTAAGCATCCGGGATGCAGCCGGCAACCCGATTCGCGTAGCGTTCGGGGTAATCCTCGAAAGCGGATCTACCGTGAAGACCCGAGACAGCGGTGCAGAGATCGTCCTTGTGCCAAACGGATCGGTAATCGTATTAGACAACAACACCACCTTCCGCATCGACAGCCTGCACGATGCCGATAGTAATCAGGTGGACAACGAAAACGTATTCTCCCTTATTGCAGGCAAACTTCGCTTGATAGCCGCAAAGATCACCGGATCGTCCTATTCGGTGCGTACCAAGACGGCTGTGGCAGGGGTCCGCGGTACGGATTTTTACAGGATGTATGCACCCGCTGCAGGACGAGATTGGCTGTGCGTCACCGAAGGATCGGTCCAATTCGATTCCCCCACGGGTGATCAAGGAGTGTTGGTGTCTGCCGGAGAATTCGTAGATTTGAATAAAGGCTTCAAGACGGCACAGGCAGATGAAGGGTGGTTGGAGAACAACCTTACCCTCGAGACCCTTCATCGGGCTGTTTTACCGCCACAACGGTGA
- a CDS encoding type II toxin-antitoxin system VapB family antitoxin, with protein sequence MRTNIVLDDSLVEEAFKYAGNIRTKKDLIEMALREFVRSKKMKNLRDLKGKIEFADGYDYKSMRSTHDPG encoded by the coding sequence ATGCGAACCAATATTGTTCTGGATGATAGTCTCGTGGAGGAGGCTTTCAAATACGCCGGGAACATCCGTACAAAGAAGGATTTAATCGAGATGGCCTTGCGGGAATTCGTCCGTTCCAAAAAGATGAAGAATCTACGGGACCTGAAAGGAAAAATTGAGTTTGCAGATGGGTATGACTATAAATCCATGAGAAGCACTCATGATCCTGGTTGA
- a CDS encoding LysR family transcriptional regulator: MLRQFVALVETHSYTKASKRLYISQPALSKSIKSLENSFGGKLIERTQNGCYPTQYGKILYRHAKAIENEMQLLDTEMRQARLNMENHITIAYGILWQIMYSAEIILRIEESSNNEIVITGKSGPTELMIEELLKGQCDLFLGEIPNNLHTKLTGIPLIKSRHAIFAHEDHPLHQNRDRIRLDDLNKYKWIIFGSKEDLPGYEIPDQLMKNVEIQTIHDTNSMLTVIKILQNSKSLVLLPQQVGNLLEHYGIKELECQSLKFNSFQSGIIFRTENEDQDDLKMIIDVIKNIVA, from the coding sequence ATGTTGCGGCAGTTCGTGGCGCTTGTTGAAACACATAGCTATACCAAAGCCAGCAAACGACTTTATATAAGTCAGCCGGCACTAAGTAAAAGCATAAAGTCACTTGAGAACTCTTTCGGCGGAAAACTCATAGAGAGAACACAAAACGGCTGTTATCCAACTCAGTACGGAAAAATACTCTACCGCCATGCCAAGGCCATCGAAAACGAAATGCAGCTGCTGGATACAGAAATGCGACAGGCAAGACTCAATATGGAAAATCATATAACAATTGCCTATGGAATATTATGGCAGATTATGTATAGTGCGGAAATTATTCTGCGGATAGAAGAATCAAGCAACAATGAAATTGTCATTACCGGCAAAAGCGGCCCCACAGAATTAATGATTGAAGAACTCCTCAAGGGACAATGTGATCTTTTTCTCGGTGAGATTCCAAACAATCTTCATACAAAGCTAACCGGTATCCCGCTCATAAAAAGCCGACATGCAATATTTGCTCATGAGGATCATCCGCTCCACCAGAATAGGGATCGCATCCGCCTTGATGACTTAAACAAATACAAGTGGATTATCTTTGGATCAAAAGAAGACCTTCCCGGCTATGAAATCCCTGATCAATTAATGAAAAATGTAGAGATCCAAACAATTCACGATACCAATAGTATGCTGACCGTCATAAAAATTCTGCAAAATAGTAAATCGCTGGTATTGCTACCGCAACAAGTAGGAAACCTATTAGAACATTACGGCATAAAAGAGCTCGAATGTCAGAGCCTGAAATTCAATAGCTTCCAATCAGGAATCATCTTCAGAACAGAAAACGAAGATCAAGACGATTTGAAAATGATCATTGACGTCATAAAAAATATCGTTGCCTGA
- a CDS encoding glycosyltransferase encodes MKKRRIGFISFRISGTDGVSLETKKWASVFEEMGHESFFMAGQLDTDPERSFLVEEAHFHHPEITTLYEQCFSNRKRPQELSTGLHHYREILKTKLRQFIDRFDLDLIIPQNTLTIPLNISLGMAITEVIAETGIPTIAHHHDFFWERKRFLTNCVWDYLNSCYPPHLPMIQHVVINSSGQNQLALRTGISSHLIPNVMDFEHPPTEPLDDFNKDVRKVFGIADDELFVLQPTRVVQRKGIEHAIELVARMHRKAVLVISHASGDEGYEYQNRVHKYAELLGIRAIFVDHQIGDKREISPSGEKTYTLQDVYPHADLVTYPSLQEGFGNAFLETIYFRKPILVNNYSIYRHDIKPKGFDVIEMDDFITDKTVDYTERILSDPERLHKMVETNYALGLKYYSYAILRTTFRNLLSGFFGEEEAREHTETNSGI; translated from the coding sequence ATGAAAAAGCGGAGAATTGGTTTCATCTCTTTCAGAATTTCCGGCACCGACGGGGTTTCTCTTGAAACAAAAAAATGGGCCTCGGTATTTGAGGAGATGGGCCACGAAAGCTTTTTTATGGCGGGTCAGCTTGATACCGATCCCGAACGCTCTTTTCTAGTGGAAGAGGCGCACTTCCACCATCCCGAAATCACCACACTCTATGAACAGTGCTTTAGCAACCGGAAACGTCCCCAGGAACTTTCAACAGGCCTGCATCATTACCGCGAAATCCTTAAGACGAAGCTGCGTCAGTTCATCGACCGCTTTGACCTTGATCTCATTATCCCTCAGAATACCCTAACCATCCCCCTCAATATTTCCCTTGGTATGGCCATTACCGAAGTAATAGCGGAAACCGGTATTCCGACCATTGCCCATCACCACGATTTTTTCTGGGAACGCAAACGATTTCTTACAAACTGTGTGTGGGACTACCTGAACAGCTGCTACCCACCACACCTGCCGATGATCCAGCATGTGGTAATTAATAGTTCGGGACAGAACCAGCTTGCCCTGAGAACAGGTATTTCGAGCCACCTTATTCCTAATGTGATGGATTTCGAACATCCTCCCACGGAGCCCTTGGATGATTTTAATAAAGATGTGCGGAAGGTTTTCGGCATTGCCGATGATGAGCTCTTTGTCCTCCAACCGACCAGGGTAGTTCAGAGAAAGGGCATCGAGCATGCCATCGAATTGGTGGCTCGCATGCACAGGAAGGCGGTGCTGGTGATTAGTCATGCATCCGGTGATGAGGGCTACGAATACCAGAATCGGGTCCACAAATACGCAGAGCTTCTGGGTATCCGGGCCATCTTCGTCGATCATCAGATAGGCGACAAACGGGAGATTTCACCCTCGGGAGAGAAGACCTACACCCTCCAGGATGTCTATCCCCATGCCGACCTTGTCACCTATCCGAGCCTCCAGGAGGGATTCGGCAACGCCTTTCTTGAAACCATCTATTTCAGAAAGCCGATTCTGGTAAACAACTACTCGATCTACCGACACGATATCAAACCAAAAGGCTTCGATGTTATCGAAATGGACGACTTCATCACCGACAAGACCGTCGACTATACCGAACGAATCCTTTCAGACCCCGAACGTCTTCACAAGATGGTGGAGACCAACTACGCATTGGGGCTGAAGTATTACTCGTATGCCATCCTGCGGACAACATTTAGAAACCTACTCTCCGGCTTTTTCGGCGAAGAAGAAGCCAGAGAGCATACCGAAACAAACAGCGGCATCTGA
- a CDS encoding carbohydrate ABC transporter permease: MYHSRFSRLVLHIVLGLTACIVVFPFLWMLTVSFSEQSSVLNRVLIIFPSTWNIEGYKEVFRQTPYFRWFLNSSFITILLTTLQLVFGTFAAYGLSRFTFPGRELLFFLVLCTMMIPPQAIMLPSYMVITSFGWVNSYWGLVMPNIAKGYVIFMLRQFFLQIPRQLDEASQIDGCNSLQTLYHVYLVSALPAIISVTLIQFVRNWNDYYWALVVITEKLKLTLPVAIVTFRDETLVRWVPTMAAAVLSVIPVVLLYLFGQRYFLETNLASGTK; the protein is encoded by the coding sequence ATGTACCATTCAAGATTTTCACGCCTTGTTCTTCATATTGTACTCGGATTAACCGCATGTATCGTCGTTTTTCCCTTTCTCTGGATGCTGACGGTTTCATTCTCAGAGCAAAGCAGCGTACTCAATCGCGTGCTGATCATCTTTCCCTCGACTTGGAATATCGAGGGGTATAAAGAGGTCTTTCGGCAAACCCCGTATTTCCGTTGGTTTCTCAACTCCTCCTTTATTACCATCCTTTTAACCACGTTACAGCTGGTCTTTGGTACCTTTGCGGCTTACGGTCTTTCGCGTTTCACCTTTCCCGGCAGGGAACTACTCTTCTTTCTCGTTCTCTGTACCATGATGATTCCGCCTCAGGCAATTATGCTTCCCTCCTACATGGTTATAACCTCTTTCGGATGGGTAAACTCGTACTGGGGGTTGGTGATGCCCAACATAGCAAAGGGGTATGTCATTTTCATGCTCAGACAGTTTTTCCTTCAAATCCCTCGGCAGCTTGACGAGGCGAGTCAGATCGACGGTTGCAACTCCCTGCAGACCCTTTATCACGTCTATCTGGTTTCCGCCCTTCCGGCGATTATATCCGTCACCTTGATTCAGTTTGTCAGGAACTGGAATGATTACTACTGGGCCCTCGTAGTGATTACGGAAAAGCTGAAGCTGACCCTTCCTGTGGCCATTGTCACCTTCCGGGACGAAACCCTGGTGCGCTGGGTGCCTACCATGGCCGCTGCGGTCCTGTCGGTTATTCCGGTGGTGCTACTCTACCTTTTCGGTCAGCGTTACTTTCTTGAAACAAATCTTGCCAGCGGGACGAAGTAG